The DNA segment TCTGTACTATAATGGGAAGCGGATATACATGACAGTTGAAGAGGATGGAACCAAACGATGGCGGCGGATAAGGCAGAACAAGCGGTGAATGTGGAGCAATGGCAAGCAATCAATGAACGGGATCAGCGTTTTGATGGAGAATTCTATTACGCGGACAGGAATACGCACTTGTACTGCAAACCGTCCTGTACGTCCCGGCTGCCGAAATTCAACCAGGTCTGCATCTTTTCCTCAGTGGAAGCTGCGGAGGCGCATGGCTACAGCCCATGCCGCAGATGCAGGCCGAACGGTAAGGCAGTTACGGATCTGGAATGGGCCGGGCAAGCTGAACGTTTCATCCACAGCCATTATCCAAACCCGTTGAGCGTGAATCGCATTGCCGAAGCCTGTCATGGTCCTGCATCGGAACTGCAGCAGATTTTCATCCGCATCTACGGCGTTTCCTTGATGGACTACCTTGACCGTGTCCGGATGGATCAAGCGCGCTACTTGCTGATTCACTCGAGACTCTTCATAAAGCAAATAGCCGAGCGAGTCGGGATGGCCACCCCGGAGGAATTTTCCCGCAAATTCAAGGAAAAGGAAGGGATGGCACCGACGGCATACCGCAGGCGCGTGCGCAAACGCGACAAGGCTAGTCAGTGCTGAAGACATACTTATAGTACAAACTAAATAATGCAGAGCTAAACAGCAGGCTGACCGATCAATGGTAACCGGCTGTTTTTTATTTTAGA comes from the uncultured Trichococcus sp. genome and includes:
- a CDS encoding Ada metal-binding domain-containing protein, whose translation is MAADKAEQAVNVEQWQAINERDQRFDGEFYYADRNTHLYCKPSCTSRLPKFNQVCIFSSVEAAEAHGYSPCRRCRPNGKAVTDLEWAGQAERFIHSHYPNPLSVNRIAEACHGPASELQQIFIRIYGVSLMDYLDRVRMDQARYLLIHSRLFIKQIAERVGMATPEEFSRKFKEKEGMAPTAYRRRVRKRDKASQC